The DNA region TATGGCCAGTTCCCCACTTTATCTGGGCAATGGTCACCATAGTGATCATTATGATGGGTCTGCCACAGGTGGGCGGGGCGATTGAAAAGTCGTTACAACGCGCCATAGGAACGCTGATTGGCTCGGCATATGGGGTCTTTCTAGTGATCGCCATGGACAGCTACTGGAGCTTGATGGGGTTGTTGATCCTTGGCGTCTGTGTGGTCGTCCTGCTGAACGCCGGGCGCTACAGTTATGCGTATCTGGTGACCGGCTTTACCATGATCATCGTGATCGGCGATGCCAACCATGACACCTCAGAGGCACTATGGCGCAGTGCCAATATTCTCATTGGTTGCCTGATTGCCGTGTTGGTATCACTCTTTGTGCTGCCGATTAAAGCCAAACAGGACTGGCGGGCACAACTGGGCAAATCCTTTTCGCTGATGGCCGAAGTTCTCGCTAATCATCTACAAACCAACGCCAATGTTGAACTTCCAGCCGAACGCACCAAGCTGGAAAACGCCATGAAAGCGGTATTGGCACAAAAGAAGTTGTTTTTCTCACTGGAATGGGAAAGCCAGACACTCAAGAAACATCCGCAGATCCTAGCGGAACTGGCCAATGAACAGGTAAGAGTTATCACGCTGCTGGAACTGCTGCTGATGACACACTGGCAGGAAGAAGAAAACGCCGCCTACAGCCGCATTAAACAAGTAGCGCAACACTTACAGCAAGACTTCGCCGCGCTGGCAGATTATGTAAATAGCAAGCGTCATCAACGCCCGCAGTTGCCGCCGGAACTCGAACAACAACTGCAACAGCAATTATTATCTGAGCAGCAGTTGTTGGCAGCTGACAAGCAACAGACGGCCTATCAACATTTTGCGCAAAACGGCTATGGCTGGCTGATCTATCAACTGGCGTTGGCACTGCTGGCAATTAATCAGGAACTGGACAAACTGGAACAGGCTTACGATCGGCAACAGTTGCTGAACAAGGCGATGGTCGAATAGTGAATAGCACCAGACAAGCTGCGCAAATTGCGACTTGTCTGGCGTTGGATCTCAGTCCCAGATCAGTTCGCGAAAGTGCTTTCGGCACACAGATTCGTAGCTTTCATTGCCGCCAATAGCCACCTGCGCCCCTTCTCGTACCGGCTTACCTTCACTGTCACGGCGGATCACCATATTGGCTTTACGGCCACAAAAACAGATGGTTTTCAGCTCAACCAGTTTATCCGCCCAGGCCAACAGATACTGGCTACCACTGAATAACTCGCCTTGAAAGTCGGTACGCAGCCCATAACACAACACCGGGATATCCAGCTTATCCACTACGTAGGCGAGCTGCTTAACCTGCTCTTTACTCAAAAATTGCGATTCATCCACCAATACACAATGTAAAAACTGCTGTTGGTGGGCATGACTAATAATCTGCACCAGATCATCATCACTATGAAATATCAGCGCTTCGCTTTCTAAACCGATGCGGGAAGCCACTTTACCGACACCAAAACGATTATCGATTGCTGGTGTCATCACCAGCGTATTCATGCCGCGTTCCCGGTAGTTATAGGAGGATTGTAGTAACGAGGTAGATTTCCCGGCATTCATCGCCGAATAATAAAAGTAAAGCTGAGCCAAAACTGGCGCTCCCGCAGTTGTGAATAGCCGCTATCTTAGCGCGTTTACTGACAAAAATCAGTGGGCGTAAAGCGCATACTGAAATACGCTCACTAAGCTAATGCAATCAATTTGTTACAATTTTACACAGCTTTCACCTGTTAGCATGAAGCGGTTTCAGTTTGGCTTAAGTCGTCGTTGTTAGCGTGCTGCGTCACCTGCACTCAACAACGGAAACCAAGATGCGCAAGACGCTTATAGCAATCGCCTTAGGGCAAGCCCTGTTACTAACGGGATGTAGCGGAGCCGATACACTGCCAGCAGCAACCGTTGCGGCAGCCACTGAGCAGCAAAATCCGCTGTTAAACGCCAGCCAACTGCAATATCAAGCACCGGATTTCAAGCAGATCCGCACCGAACATTTCCAACCCGCATTAGAAGCGGGCATTTTGGCCCACGATCAAGAAGTTCAAGCTATTGCCACCCAATCGGCAGCCCCCACATTTGAAAACACCATTATCGCGCTGGAACAATCTGGGGCGCTACTCAACCGTGCATCGGCGGTGTTTTACAACTTAAGCAGTTCCAACAGCAATCCAGAGATCCGCCGTATTCAAAGCGAAATGGCACCGAAAATGGCAGCGCATACAGACAATATCAATCTGAATCCGCAGTTGTTTGCACGTATCGACACTTTATATCAGCAGCGCCAACAGTTAGGGCTGAATGCCGAACAGATGCGGCTGATTGAAGTCTATCACCAAGGTTTTGTACTTGCTGGTGCCCAACTTGATGAAGCCCAAAAAGCCCAAATCCGCGCCCTTAACGAAGAACAATCAAAGCTGACCAACGAATTTCAGCAACGCCTGCTGAAACTCACCAAAGCCAGCGCGGTGATTGTTGCTGATGTGGCACAACTCGAAGGTCTGTCAGATTCTGCCATTCGCAGTGCCGCCCAAGCGGCCAAAGACGCCGGACATGATGGCAAATACCTGCTGAGCATCACCAACACCACTCGGCAACCAATACTGGCGCAACTGCACCACCGTGAATTACGCCAGCAGATCTGGCAAGCATCAGCTAACCGTGGTTTAAGTGGCGAAGACGAAACAGTATCACTGGTGGCACGCTTAGCGCAGTTAAGAGCCGAAAAAGCCAAACTGCTCGGTTTTGATAACTGGGCCAGCTACCGTTTAGCGCCGCAGATGGCGAAAACCCCACAAGCGGTGTTTGATATGTTCGGCTCCATGGTGCCTGCCGTAGTGGCCAATACCCAAAAAGAAGCCGAAGCCATCCAGGCGATGATTAGCAAAACCGGCGGCGATTTTACACTACAACCTTGGGATTGGGCTTACTACGCCGAAAAGGTACGTCAGCAACAATATGATCTGGATGAAAACAGCCTCAAGCCCTATTTTGAGTTCAACCGAGTGTTGCAAGATGGCGTGTTCTACACCTTGAATCAGCTCTATGGTGTTACCTTTAAGCCGCGGCCAGATCTGCCGGTCTATCATCCAGATGTTAAAGCCTGGGAAGTGTTTGACGCCGATGGTAGTAGTCTGGCGATCTTCTACGGCGATTATTTTGCCCGCGAAGGTAAACGAGGTGGAGCCTGGATGAGTTCCTTCGTACGCCAAAGCGGCCTGCTGGAACAAAAACCCGTGGTGGTCAATGTGATGAATATCCAGAAGGCTCCAGATGGCGAACCCACCTTCGTCAGCTATGACCAAGTCACCACTATGTTCCATGAACTGGGACATGGCACACACGGCATGTTTTCCAAGGTCAAGTATCCAAGTCTCTCAGGAACCTCGGTATCACGGGATTTTGTTGAGTTTCCATCGACCTTTGAAGAAGACTGGGCCGGACATCCCAAAGTATTAGCCAATTACGCCAAGCATTATCAAACGGGCGAACCACTGCCGGCAGATATGTTGGATAAACTGTTGCGCTCCCGTAGCTTCAACATGGGCTTTGATACGCTGGAATATATGTCAGCGGCATTATTGGATTTGGAATGGCATAGCCTGAGCGCTGACGCCCCCTGCAAAACGTTGAGCAGTTTGAGGCTCAGGCATTGGCCAAGCATGGCGTGAACCTGGCGGCGGTGCCCCCACGTTATCGTTCCAGCTATTTTGCCCACGCATTTCCAGGTGGTTATAGCGCTAGCTATTATGCCTACATGTGGAGTGAAATTCTGGCAGCGGACGCTTTTGCCTATGTACAAACACAAGGCGGACTTAACCGCGAGATTGGCATGAAATTCCGTAAAGCAATCCGCGAAGTTGGCAATAGTGTGCCCCCGATGGAAGCCTATGAGAACTTCCGTGGCCAGCAGCCAACAACCGATGGTCTGCTAAAACGCCGCGGCTTGATGTAACCAATCAGCGCTGGCGCATAACAAACGCGACATCCGCCGAAATGCCGTTCACTTAAAGTGAGCGGCATTTTCTTTTAGTGTATTTCTGCGGTCTTGGTTTTTGAATAATATTGAGGGCTTGGGAGCGGTCATAAAAAATCCGCTATCACATAAATTAATAGCGGATTTGGCGTTTTTTAAAGAAACAGTCAACTGTGCTTAACTGCTCGGCATGACAGCCGCAGCCGCACTTTTTACTGCCTCAAACTAACTGTCTGCGCGCCTTCTTAACCAAAACAGCCCGACCACAAACAACAGCAAACAACACAGCAGCCCCAAGGTGACCGACTCGGTATATCCCATCACCAGATAACCACCAAGTGAAATAAAGGCAACTAGCAACGCATAGGGCAACTGCGTGGTCACATGGTCGATATGATGGCAACTGGCTCCGGTAGACGACAAGATGGTCGTGTCTGAAATCGGCGAGCAATGGTCGCCAAAAACCGAACCGGATAATACCGCCGCCATCATCGGCAACATCATGCCTTGATGGCTTCCCATCGCCATATCGGCAGCAATGGGCAGCATAATGCCAAAGGTTCCCCAACTAGTACCGGTGGAAAACGCCGTCAGACCAGCCAAGATAAATAACACCGCTGGCAACAACGCAAACGGGATATTACCGCTTGCCAGACTCGCCATAAATTTACCCGTCTCCAGTTGCCCAATGATCCCTGAAATTGTCCAGGCAAACATCAAGATATAAATGGCTGGCAACATGGATTTAGCACCGACAAACAGCCCAATTGCGATATCCTTCAGCGGCAACTTCTGCCGCAACGCTAGCAGTAACGTGGTGCCCAATCCCAACAGCGCCCCAAAGAACAACGATGCACTGACATCGGTTTTTTCAAAAGCCCCAATGATCGAAAATGCTTTACCTTCACTGAGCAAAACATCAGT from Shewanella dokdonensis includes:
- a CDS encoding thymidine kinase; this translates as MAQLYFYYSAMNAGKSTSLLQSSYNYRERGMNTLVMTPAIDNRFGVGKVASRIGLESEALIFHSDDDLVQIISHAHQQQFLHCVLVDESQFLSKEQVKQLAYVVDKLDIPVLCYGLRTDFQGELFSGSQYLLAWADKLVELKTICFCGRKANMVIRRDSEGKPVREGAQVAIGGNESYESVCRKHFRELIWD
- a CDS encoding FUSC family protein; this encodes MPIFDKPSGFASFIYRNARSIHTLKIALALLIVALFNWLWPVPHFIWAMVTIVIIMMGLPQVGGAIEKSLQRAIGTLIGSAYGVFLVIAMDSYWSLMGLLILGVCVVVLLNAGRYSYAYLVTGFTMIIVIGDANHDTSEALWRSANILIGCLIAVLVSLFVLPIKAKQDWRAQLGKSFSLMAEVLANHLQTNANVELPAERTKLENAMKAVLAQKKLFFSLEWESQTLKKHPQILAELANEQVRVITLLELLLMTHWQEEENAAYSRIKQVAQHLQQDFAALADYVNSKRHQRPQLPPELEQQLQQQLLSEQQLLAADKQQTAYQHFAQNGYGWLIYQLALALLAINQELDKLEQAYDRQQLLNKAMVE